Proteins from a single region of Raphanus sativus cultivar WK10039 unplaced genomic scaffold, ASM80110v3 Scaffold1433, whole genome shotgun sequence:
- the LOC130504220 gene encoding uncharacterized protein LOC130504220 has product MRKRITLKKKSDPRKFAIPCVVQGIEFPHALCDTGSLVSILPKVMADHLGLKVELSLEIFTFVDYTQKYSGGLIRDLEMQIGNAIVPVNFHVLNIKLNWNSFLLHGKAFMATVGAICDMNTNRMCLTMIDPDIHYDPVKLGKPPTKTVEKEDDLGIIAVFHCEVEYETEYSGSIDNISTSSIDTSESEEIDTNHGPSIDRRTPDDELDLPDHCYPNFAIPPNRKEDDYSVRSWADSGFHESFALDIARSSQSENHIEEYDEDYWDERAWENYMENDRFANRFPKSIDIHRPPSIDYLLHPAKRHRPSIDIASITSIDIDPDDLKDKIGISPIRTTDGYIRLSTQATKFQTSTTFTQQLPATSNITMEDCNTKNNRSNHGARRSPSMATITAPSIDALTRAQSRFHDPYDIRNVSLTPDEFGIFRDTDGFARALDGRVLHITREDIADILQVANGPENLFTQRRGHPDILTHVQDNHHVTMREDTVPQSFGQPRSSPSVDIVSSPSIDGELPRSIDRARIRLPDRRLEFGRRAFDSNGSRRFKWEAKDEFGVHRDEFGHARGVDGEIIPVTKEHIRRILERASIFHRGCLRLPEHTRLYHAYRPPPVPYSREEIDDMVTDVWRAQAHLEADFHTLVEDTFQPLDSSYESLQSDMAVLRMEIKSIRTMLEKEATPQVSIDTTPAPSIDIGKTTSKDQPECSSPKRDEWEIAYINTRIGDVYSPLNNNVEWLSKRIDLLQKELATIREKIHVQNATIPSNDTNSSPSIDTRFAAMEDGMKSYEERHDHFSSPIMRYLDTLSQQLNELQQDIGIVQDHLGLRDRNAASIDRPRPISIDIGPPPAKRACTAAEVDHIKHELYEAMNAMEE; this is encoded by the coding sequence atgaggaaaaggattacattgaagaagaagagtgatcctaggaagtttgcaataccttgtgtagtacaagggattgagtttcctcatgcactatgtgacactggttcattagtcagcattttaccaaaggttatggcagaccatctgggtctgaAAGTAGAGCTTTCACTagagatcttcacatttgtggactacactcagaaatattctggaggcttgatcagagacctggaaatgcagattggtaatgccatTGTCCCTGTGAATTTTCATGTCCTAAAcatcaagttaaattggaactctttcCTCTTACATGGAaaagcatttatggctacagtaggagctatatgtgacatgaacaccaacaggatgtgcttgactatgatagatccagatatccactacgaccctgtcaaacttggcaaaccaccaaccaaaaccgtggaaaaagaagatgatcttggtatcattgcagtttttcattgtgaagtagagtatgagacagagtactcgggatcgatcgacaacatctctacatcatcgatcgacaccagcgagtcagaagagatcgacaccaaccatggaccatcgatcgacagacgcacaccagatgatgaactcgacttaccagatcattgctatccaaatttcgccatcccacccaacagaaaagaagatgattactcagtaagaagttgggcagatagtggatttcatgaaagttttgcaTTAGATATAGCCAGATCTTCCCAAAGTGAAAACCACattgaagaatatgatgaagattattgggatgaaagagcttgggaaaactacatggagaatgatagatttgcaaatcgtttccccaaatcgatcgacatccaccgtccaccatcgatcgattatctacttcatccagcaaaacgacatcgtccatcgatcgacatcgccagcatcacatcgatcgatattgatccagacgacttaaaggacaaaatcggaatttcaccgattaggacaacagaTGGGTATATAAGGTTGTCAACACAAGCCACAAAATTTCAAACTTCAACAACTtttacccagcagcttccagcaactagcaacataaccatggaggactgcaacaccaagaacaatcgatccaaccatggAGCTAGACGATCACCATCAATGGCCACCAtcactgcaccatcgatcgatgcccttaccagagctcaatctcgatttcatgatccatatgatatcaggaatgtttcactaacacctgatgaatttggtattttcagggacacagatggctttgcaagagcactggatggaagagttctgcacataaccagagaagacatagcagacatccttcaagttgccaatggaccagaaaacctgttcacacagcgacgtggccatccagacatcctaactcacgtccaagacaaccaccacgtcaccatgagagaggatacagttcctcaaagttTTGGTCAAcctaggagttcaccatcggtcgatatcgtttcatcaccatcgattgACGGCGAGTtacccagatcgatcgacagagcaaGAATCAGATTGCCCGACAGACGTTTGGAGTTTGGGCGACGTGCCTTTGATTCCAACGGATCCagaagattcaaatgggaagcaaaggatgaatttggtgtccacagagatgagtttggacatgctagaggagttgatggtgagatcatccctgttaccaaggagcacataaggagaatcctggagagagcatctatttttcacagaggttgcttacgccttccagaacataCACGCctttaccatgcatacagaccaccaccagtaccctacagcagagaggagatagatgatatggtgactgatgtatggagagctcaggcacaccttgaggcagaTTTTCACACATTGGTAGAAGATACTTTCCAACCTTTAGATAGCAGCTATGAATCTCTCCAAAGTGATATGGCAGTGCTAAGAATGGAGATTAAGAGCATtagaaccatgcttgagaaggaagctacgccacaagtatcgatcgacacaacacctgcaccatcgatcgacatcggcaagactacatccaaggaccaaccagaatgttcatcacctaaaagagatgaatgggagattgcttacatcaatacacgaattggagacgtctacagccctctcaacaacaatgtcgaatggttaagcaagaggattgatcttctacagaaagagttggcaACAATTCGCGAGAAAATTCATGTTCAGAATGCTACAATTCCGTCGAACGATACAAActcttcaccatcgatcgacacaaggtttgCAGCAATGGAGGATGGGATGAAATCATACGAGGAAAGGCACGATcatttcagttcacctatcatgcgatacctggatacactgtcacaacaGCTGAATGAGTTGCAACAAGACAttggcatagttcaagatcatcttggtcttcgtgacagaaacgcggcatcgatcgacaggcctagacccatatcgatcgacatcgggccaccaccagcgaagagagcatgcacagcagcagaagttgatcacatcaaacatgagctatacGAAGCTATGAATGCTATGGAGGAGTGA